A segment of the Streptococcus chenjunshii genome:
GTTAGTAATAGTTTTTGTTATTCTGGTAGCATTTATCAATATCATCTGGATTGAACAATTTACTAAAGAAGTTAAAAGGAAAACTGAGGTTTGAGACTTTATTTTTGTGAAAAGGGATAAGTAGTTTATTTAAATCGCTATTGTATCATGTGTACTCAGCACTGGTTTTAGAGTAATGGGCTTATATACAGCCTCAATTAAAAGAAAGGAAAAAGATGGAAACACAAAATATTGCTACTGATAAGCTCTTCTTTGAAGAGGTGGATGCAAATGAATTGAACGGTAATGCGCGTGATGCTATTACAGGATTTGGGATTGGCTTAGGTGCTGTTGCAGCAGTAGCTACTATCACTACTTAAATAATATGGATAGCAATACGTAAGTACACTATGAATGGGATGTTGAACGGATTATGGACGAGACTCCTAGCGAAAAGATGGAACTATTACAGGCAAGTCTTGATAAGAGCTCATAGCTTTTTAGTTCCTGACAGGGGTATGACTGACAAAATTAGAGAGTTTTGGCTTATCACCATTTCATAGCGGAATCAAAATGGTCTTTATATCTTGATAAAGGAGGAAAATATGAACATGACTGTAAGTGAAACACAAGATTTGCTTTTTGAGGAAATTGACACGAATGAACTTTACGGAGACGGCTATTTTATTGGAGGTGCGGCCGCAGGAGTGATTGTAGGTGCAGCTATTTGGGCAGGTGTCACGTTAACTTAAACAAGTCTTTTGCTTTTATAAATCAGAGCTGCAAATAGACTATAACAATTAAGGGGAGAGATAAAATCTTAGTGAAATTTATTCTTCCTCAACCATTATAATCAATAAAGCAGTAAAGAAGGGTTGGGACAATAATAGTGTTCCAGCTTTTTTTAGACATAAGGCTTGTTTTCCGCTTCCGGGCTTCTTTTGTCAGCTTGAAGAGCACTTCTGCTGAAACAAAAGTCTCAAAACACTTTTTCTGATAGACTTTCCATAGCGGACAATGACTAAACAAGACTTCTTTTATTATTTCCTTGTCTACTTGGCAACTTGACAGGGATCGTTTTTTCACTGTGAGTTATTTGCGTATTTATCTGTATCATTCCATAATAAGTGGGTATTAAGTGGATCTTCCAAAGTTTTTCGGCATTTCTGGGGTCAGCCTCTCCAGTGTTTTTTCCTTTCTGATGTGATTGATATGCTTTTAGAGCTGGCACAGTTTTTGGGCAAATTTATCCAAATCATTGAAAAAAAGCCTATAAAGGGGTATGATAATAGAGAGACTGAAACGCAAAAAAGGAGGATTCAGATGACCCATATTAAATTTGATTATTCAAAAGTGATGGACCGTTTTGTTGCAGCGCATGAGCTGGATTATATGCAGGTGCAGGTTTCTGCGGCTGACGCGGCCTTGCGTCAGGGAACCGGCCCCGGTGCGGAGATGACCGGCTGGCTTAACCTGCCGGAAGATTATGACAAAGAAGAATTTGCCCGTATTCAAAAAGCAGCGGCTAAAATTCAGGCCGACAGTCAGGTTTTGATTGTTATCGGTATCGGCGGTTCTTATTTAGGGGCGCGTGCCGCAATTGATTTTTTAAACAGCTCTTTTGTGAATTTACAGACTGATCATAAAGCACCTAAAATTCTTTATGCCGGCAACTCAATTTCTGCTAATTATTTGGCTGACCTTGTTGACTATGTAGCGGATAAAGATTTTTCCGTTAATGTCATTTCAAAATCAGGGACTACGACAGAGCCGGCTATCGCCTTTCGGGTATTTAAAGAGCTTTTGGTTAAAAAATACGGCCAAGAAGAGGCCAATAAGCGGATTTATGCGACAACTGACCGGCAAAAGGGAGCGGTCAAGGTTGAAGCAGATGCTAACGGCTGGGAAACCTTTGTTGTGCCGGATAATGTCGGCGGCCGTTTTACTGTACTGACAGCCGTTGGTCTTTTGCCGATTGCAGCTTCTGGAGCTGATATCAGCCAGCTGATGGCAGGAGCAGCGGCAGCCCGCAAAGATTACAGTTCTGATAAATTAACTGAAAATGAAGCTTATCAGTATGCTGCTGTCCGCAATATCCTTTACCGCAAAGGGTATATTACGGAAGTTTTAGCCAACTATGAGCCATCACTGCAGTACTTCAGCGAATGGTGGAAACAGCTGGCCGGAGAGTCTGAAGGGAAAGATCAGAAAGGGATTTACCCGACTTCTGCTAATTTCTCCACAGATTTGCACTCACTTGGTCAGTTTATTCAGGAAGGCTATCGCAACTTATTTGAAACGGTTATCCGTGTCGACAAGCCGCGGAAGAACATCACTATTCCTGCGGAGGCAGCAGATCTTGATGGTCTCGGCTATCTACAGGGTAAGGATGTTGATTTTGTTAATAAAAAAGCAACGGACGGTGTGCTTCTGGCTCATACAGACGGCGGTGTACCTAACACTTTCCTGACTCTGCCGGAACAGGACGAATTTACTCTGGGCTATACAATCTATTTCTTTGAATTAGCTATCGCTCTTTCCGGCTATCTCAATGGGGTTAATCCTTTTGACCAGCCAGGTGTTGAAGCTTATAAGAAAAATATGTTTGCTCTGCTTGGCAAACCAGGCTTTGAAGACTTAGCAGCAGACTTGAACTCACGTCTGTAATTGAGCTTCTGTCTATAAGGAATCCGAACTTCAATGCTGAAGTTCGGATTTTTCTTTGAATTAATACACCTTTTTTTGCTGCTAAAGAAAAAATGCTGTCTTAATTATTTTGTGTAAGCGTTTTATAATAAAGCCATAAACAAAAATAAACTAAGTAAGATCAAAGAGCTGTGCAGCACCACATAGCGGCCCGAACTCAGAAATGGGGGGAGGGGAGATTTGTCTCGTTAACTGGCTTACCGC
Coding sequences within it:
- a CDS encoding glucose-6-phosphate isomerase — its product is MTHIKFDYSKVMDRFVAAHELDYMQVQVSAADAALRQGTGPGAEMTGWLNLPEDYDKEEFARIQKAAAKIQADSQVLIVIGIGGSYLGARAAIDFLNSSFVNLQTDHKAPKILYAGNSISANYLADLVDYVADKDFSVNVISKSGTTTEPAIAFRVFKELLVKKYGQEEANKRIYATTDRQKGAVKVEADANGWETFVVPDNVGGRFTVLTAVGLLPIAASGADISQLMAGAAAARKDYSSDKLTENEAYQYAAVRNILYRKGYITEVLANYEPSLQYFSEWWKQLAGESEGKDQKGIYPTSANFSTDLHSLGQFIQEGYRNLFETVIRVDKPRKNITIPAEAADLDGLGYLQGKDVDFVNKKATDGVLLAHTDGGVPNTFLTLPEQDEFTLGYTIYFFELAIALSGYLNGVNPFDQPGVEAYKKNMFALLGKPGFEDLAADLNSRL